The Plutella xylostella chromosome 12, ilPluXylo3.1, whole genome shotgun sequence genome includes a window with the following:
- the LOC105386366 gene encoding E3 ubiquitin-protein ligase RING2 yields the protein MKPNTGPFIGGFPLPPVAEAPPPAPPGRVTKRRRYRKKKQQQILDAISIKDQNISKKDCLNMTCPICLDYLQQGNISSTLCGHMFCTRCIKKAVTRNNSQCPSCRCTLRGTKKHHPLYLDCAAISQPPTVDEDDDANEVVAEEKPVDGAKN from the exons atGAAACCGAATACTGGGCCTTTCATCGGAGGGTTTCCGCTTCCGCCAGTAGCGGAGGCTCCACCGCCAGCGCCGCCAGGGAGGGTTACTAAAAGGAGAAGATATAGGAagaaaaaacaacaacaaattcTTGATGCG ATTTCCATCAAGGACCAAAACATCAGCAAAAAGGACTGCTTGAACATGACGTGCCCAATCTGCCTCGACTACCTCCAGCAAGGCAACATATCCTCAACCTTATGTGGCCACATGTTCTGTACACGGTGCATTAAGAAGGCTGTGACTAGGAACAATAGCCAGTGTCCATCCTGTAGGTGTACCCTGCGTGGGACCAAGAAGCATCACCCTCTATACCTGGACTGCGCCGCTATTTCCCAACCACCGACCGTGGACGAAGATGATGATGCTAATGAAGTGGTTGCAGAAGAAAAACCGGTAGATGGCGCTAAAAATTAA